Proteins encoded by one window of Candidatus Eisenbacteria bacterium:
- the arsM gene encoding arsenite methyltransferase produces MVGVGFQVSRQRENPERRVEASVLLDDRGILPDQLVEARRIDQQDLHGSSRMRVHRTRPVILSSAETGVKVIDSRLEWACRGVPPRTCEAPARNGLEPASLREQYERRAAAAVVSSMEDLMDTHGRKRKEVAEDYARAVASPSGGSCCSGPVPKGVAAKLAGYAEGDLAALPAEAVVNSFGCGNPLAFADVKAGDTVLDLGSGAGIDLLLAARKVGPTGKVIGVDMTDAMIEKCRENVAAAGLSNVDVRKGIIEDLPVDDASVDCVISNCVINLSPEKPRVFAEIARVLRPGGFMLVSDIVAEGLPAEIIRDRHLYSSCLAGAISEREYIEGLRQAGLTEIEVRERIVYDRANLKALIGSELRDPDGGGCCCAAGNLDAVAEEWAPRLEGRIASVKVFARRPRV; encoded by the coding sequence ATGGTCGGTGTGGGCTTCCAGGTATCCCGCCAGCGAGAGAACCCCGAGAGGCGGGTTGAAGCCTCTGTGCTTCTCGACGATCGCGGGATTCTTCCCGATCAGCTCGTTGAAGCGCGGCGGATTGATCAGCAGGACCTTCATGGCAGCTCCCGTATGCGTGTCCATCGAACGCGACCCGTAATCCTATCTTCGGCAGAAACGGGGGTCAAGGTGATCGATTCCCGCCTTGAATGGGCGTGTCGGGGGGTTCCCCCGCGGACATGCGAGGCTCCGGCGCGCAACGGGCTTGAGCCGGCCTCTCTGCGAGAGCAGTATGAAAGGAGGGCTGCGGCGGCGGTCGTTTCATCGATGGAGGACCTCATGGATACCCACGGGCGGAAGCGAAAGGAAGTGGCCGAGGACTACGCGCGGGCCGTCGCGAGTCCCTCCGGGGGGAGTTGCTGCTCCGGCCCCGTTCCCAAGGGGGTCGCCGCGAAGCTCGCCGGCTACGCGGAAGGCGACCTCGCGGCGCTGCCCGCGGAGGCCGTCGTCAACTCGTTCGGCTGCGGCAATCCGCTCGCCTTCGCCGATGTGAAGGCGGGCGACACCGTGCTCGATCTGGGATCGGGCGCGGGAATCGACCTGCTCCTCGCCGCGCGGAAGGTGGGGCCCACCGGAAAGGTGATTGGCGTGGACATGACCGACGCCATGATCGAGAAGTGCCGCGAGAACGTGGCCGCGGCCGGGCTCTCGAACGTCGATGTCCGCAAGGGGATCATCGAGGATCTGCCGGTCGACGACGCCAGCGTCGACTGTGTGATTTCCAACTGCGTCATCAACCTCTCGCCCGAGAAGCCGCGGGTCTTCGCCGAGATCGCCCGGGTGTTGCGCCCCGGAGGCTTCATGCTGGTCTCCGACATCGTGGCCGAGGGGCTCCCCGCCGAGATCATCCGCGACCGCCATCTCTACTCCTCCTGCCTGGCGGGCGCGATCAGCGAACGTGAGTACATCGAGGGATTGAGACAGGCGGGACTGACCGAGATCGAGGTCCGCGAGCGGATCGTCTACGATCGGGCGAACCTCAAGGCTCTGATCGGTTCCGAGCTTCGCGATCCTGACGGCGGGGGGTGCTGCTGCGCCGCCGGGAACCTGGACGCGGTGGCGGAAGAGTGGGCGCCACGCCTCGAAGGCCGCATCGCCAGCGTGAAGGTCTTCGCGCGGAGGCCGCGGGTCTGA
- a CDS encoding GNAT family N-acetyltransferase: protein MSIVVTPCTSVDEVASALKPISHYFGGTPTPEDMERWTRTVRVERMHAAREDGTIVAGAGAFEFELTVPGGTVPAAGVTVVGVLPTHRRRGILRAMMRAQLDDVRERGEPVAYLWASEETIYGRFGYGMASLCGEIDLPKGSSGFAREHTSRGRIRMVGEEEAYLPFSEIYDRVRRVTPGMFSRTEDWWRARRLADPESQRRGGGVLNRVLLTFDGRPEGYATYRMNQSMEAGVSTGFVSVIEAMGATGDATREIWRFLLDIDWCARAKASLLPVDHPLFLLLARPRLMKYRVSDGLWLRLVDVRAALAARRIASGDPVVLEVADPFCPWNEGRYRIADESVDRTSHEPDLSLEVGALGSVYLGGFTFTELARAGRIGEIRPGAAARADALFPRDRAPWCPEIF, encoded by the coding sequence ATGAGCATCGTCGTCACTCCCTGCACCAGCGTCGATGAGGTCGCGAGCGCCCTCAAGCCGATCTCGCACTACTTCGGCGGAACGCCGACACCCGAGGACATGGAGCGATGGACGCGGACCGTCCGGGTGGAGCGGATGCACGCCGCGAGGGAGGACGGCACGATCGTCGCGGGCGCGGGCGCCTTCGAGTTCGAGCTGACCGTCCCCGGCGGGACCGTGCCCGCGGCGGGAGTGACGGTGGTGGGCGTCCTTCCGACCCATCGGCGCAGGGGGATCCTGCGCGCGATGATGCGCGCCCAACTCGACGACGTGCGCGAGCGGGGCGAGCCGGTCGCCTATCTCTGGGCCTCTGAAGAGACCATCTACGGCCGCTTCGGATACGGGATGGCTTCCCTCTGCGGTGAGATCGATCTGCCGAAGGGTTCGAGCGGCTTCGCCCGGGAGCACACGTCGAGGGGCCGGATCCGCATGGTCGGGGAAGAGGAGGCGTATCTCCCCTTCTCGGAGATCTATGATCGGGTGCGCCGCGTGACCCCGGGGATGTTCTCGCGCACGGAGGATTGGTGGCGGGCCCGCCGGCTTGCCGATCCCGAGAGCCAGCGGCGCGGCGGAGGGGTCCTGAATCGCGTCCTGCTGACTTTCGATGGGAGGCCGGAAGGATACGCCACCTACCGCATGAACCAGTCGATGGAGGCCGGGGTCTCCACGGGGTTCGTGAGTGTGATCGAGGCGATGGGAGCGACGGGGGATGCGACCCGCGAGATCTGGCGCTTCCTCCTGGACATCGACTGGTGCGCGCGCGCAAAGGCGTCGCTCCTGCCGGTCGATCACCCGCTCTTCCTGCTCCTGGCCAGGCCGCGCCTCATGAAGTACCGCGTGAGCGACGGCTTGTGGCTGAGGCTCGTGGACGTGCGGGCGGCCCTCGCGGCCAGGAGGATCGCCTCGGGAGATCCGGTGGTTCTGGAAGTCGCCGACCCCTTCTGTCCGTGGAACGAGGGGCGCTATCGGATCGCTGACGAGAGCGTGGATCGGACGAGCCACGAGCCCGATCTCTCCCTCGAGGTCGGCGCGCTGGGCTCAGTCTATCTCGGGGGGTTCACATTCACCGAGCTTGCGCGGGCGGGGAGGATCGGGGAGATCCGACCGGGAGCGGCGGCCAGAGCGGACGCCCTCTTCCCGCGCGACCGGGCCCCGTGGTGCCCGGAGATCTTCTGA
- a CDS encoding TolC family protein, whose protein sequence is MTRLTGLICLLALTAALFTARDVSADPNHLDGLPIEGGVTPRHRPRGPTLTIDEVRALALEGNADLEAARAAAAEARGLLRQERAWANPELDVDVEGVGGDEPGWDRAEITWSASQRIEPFGTRRARSEGARHGRDAALHSLAIARLDLLAEIERRFADALAANARVAVFEEYDSLAVAMIRTVTALVEAGEVSPVEIDRVEAERAASAAQLRVATLERRDALRALARLWGGEEEDCGGVRGHLEIDARLPDRDSLLSAAIDLPDVELSNARLKRAEAEARLAGRARLPDVAVRGGVKRLSETGSQSYVGGVSVALPLFDRGGGGLDQARALERRARADRGAAIAGIRLDRASAHDALAAAIVNRRAMREETLPRIQAIHASIREGYLRGKFGLLDLMEAHRSSLQGGLEYVEALRSLWIARADLRRLTGGSPEWSAAMEEGERE, encoded by the coding sequence ATGACTCGATTGACAGGACTGATCTGCCTTCTGGCACTGACCGCGGCGCTGTTCACGGCTCGCGATGTGTCGGCCGATCCGAATCATCTCGATGGCCTGCCCATCGAGGGCGGGGTGACTCCCAGACATCGGCCGCGCGGCCCCACGCTGACGATCGACGAGGTCCGCGCGCTCGCGCTCGAGGGGAACGCCGACCTGGAGGCGGCTCGAGCGGCCGCGGCCGAGGCGCGAGGCCTTCTCAGACAGGAGCGGGCCTGGGCCAATCCCGAGCTGGATGTGGACGTCGAGGGGGTGGGTGGGGACGAGCCGGGTTGGGACCGGGCCGAGATCACGTGGAGCGCGAGTCAGCGCATAGAGCCCTTCGGGACAAGGAGGGCGCGGTCAGAGGGGGCGCGGCATGGCCGCGACGCCGCGCTTCACTCGCTCGCGATCGCGCGGCTGGATCTTCTCGCCGAGATCGAGCGCCGCTTCGCCGACGCGCTCGCGGCGAATGCCCGCGTGGCGGTCTTCGAGGAATACGACAGCCTCGCGGTCGCGATGATCCGGACGGTGACCGCCCTCGTTGAGGCGGGCGAGGTCTCGCCGGTCGAGATCGACCGGGTGGAGGCGGAGCGGGCGGCTTCCGCGGCCCAACTCCGCGTCGCAACGCTCGAGCGCCGCGATGCGCTCCGCGCCCTTGCGCGGCTCTGGGGAGGCGAGGAAGAGGATTGCGGCGGCGTTCGGGGCCATCTGGAGATCGACGCGCGACTGCCCGACCGAGACTCGCTCCTCTCTGCGGCGATCGACCTGCCCGACGTGGAGCTCTCGAACGCGCGGCTCAAGCGAGCCGAGGCGGAGGCGCGCCTCGCGGGGCGCGCCCGGCTACCCGATGTCGCCGTGCGGGGGGGAGTGAAACGTCTGAGCGAGACCGGCTCCCAGAGTTATGTGGGAGGGGTGTCGGTCGCCCTGCCCCTCTTTGATCGTGGGGGGGGAGGGCTCGATCAGGCCCGGGCTCTGGAACGGCGGGCGCGCGCAGATCGGGGGGCGGCCATCGCCGGGATCCGCCTCGATCGGGCCTCGGCCCACGATGCGCTCGCGGCCGCGATCGTGAACCGCCGGGCCATGCGCGAGGAGACCCTGCCCCGCATCCAGGCGATTCACGCGTCGATTCGAGAAGGCTACCTGCGAGGCAAGTTCGGTCTTCTCGATCTGATGGAAGCCCACCGGTCCTCCCTGCAGGGAGGACTGGAATACGTCGAGGCGCTGCGATCGCTCTGGATCGCCCGCGCCGATCTTCGGCGCCTCACCGGCGGCAGTCCGGAATGGAGCGCGGCGATGGAAGAAGGAGAGAGAGAATGA
- a CDS encoding radical SAM protein has protein sequence MDTHTGAAMKVLLINPPRFNELIGKNPAIVEKHRGFNPPLGVLSLAGYLEAHTDHQVEVLDAQPHGWTYPELAQEISRHAFDVVGITAMTFTLIDVILTCQIVREVAPAARIVLGGPHVHLYPDETIRRPEVDFLIQGEGEIAFAEFLGKIGAPELWPEVKGLVYIDPVSGKIVNNGIAPSTTDLDILGFPARHKLDVNLYTSLLGRSDVITTMFTSRGCPYRCTFCDRPYSPVISGFRWRSARHVADEIEECLRLGIGEAFIYDDTFTVRKDRVYQLCEEIGRRKLKFRWDVRAHVNTIDADLLRAMASAGCDRIHYGVESGNDRMLKVIKKNSTVERIKNAFRWTREAGMETLAYFIIGQQTETRSDIEDSIRLARELNPNYVHFTIFCPYPGTEIYFKGLEQGIIKEDVWRKFAEDPKPGYELPVWEENFTRQELREMLVECYKGFYLRPGYVLRNLLRVRSPGELKRKVKAGFSVFRMSPNQKVFEEKMASQVKDAVPRAPIDLHS, from the coding sequence ATGGACACGCATACGGGAGCTGCCATGAAGGTCCTGCTGATCAATCCGCCGCGCTTCAACGAGCTGATCGGGAAGAATCCCGCGATCGTCGAGAAGCACAGAGGCTTCAACCCGCCTCTCGGGGTTCTCTCGCTGGCGGGATACCTGGAAGCCCACACCGACCATCAGGTCGAAGTCCTGGACGCGCAGCCCCACGGCTGGACCTATCCCGAGCTCGCGCAGGAGATCTCGAGACACGCCTTCGACGTCGTGGGAATCACGGCGATGACCTTCACCCTGATCGATGTCATCCTCACCTGCCAGATCGTGCGCGAGGTGGCGCCGGCGGCCAGGATCGTGCTGGGGGGACCCCACGTTCATCTCTACCCGGACGAGACCATCCGGCGCCCCGAGGTCGACTTCCTGATCCAGGGCGAGGGCGAGATCGCGTTCGCCGAGTTCCTGGGCAAGATCGGCGCGCCCGAGCTCTGGCCCGAAGTCAAGGGGCTCGTCTACATCGATCCCGTCTCAGGCAAGATCGTCAACAACGGAATCGCGCCCAGCACCACCGACCTCGACATCCTGGGTTTCCCGGCGCGCCACAAGCTCGACGTGAATCTCTACACGTCGCTTCTCGGCAGGAGCGACGTCATCACGACCATGTTCACGAGTCGCGGATGCCCGTACCGGTGCACCTTCTGCGATCGTCCCTACTCCCCCGTCATCTCGGGGTTCCGCTGGCGATCGGCGCGGCATGTCGCCGACGAGATCGAGGAGTGCCTGCGCCTCGGCATCGGCGAGGCGTTCATCTATGACGACACCTTCACCGTCCGCAAGGACCGCGTCTATCAGCTTTGCGAGGAGATAGGAAGGCGCAAGCTCAAGTTCCGCTGGGACGTCCGCGCCCACGTGAACACGATCGACGCCGATCTCCTGCGCGCGATGGCCTCGGCCGGCTGCGACCGCATCCACTACGGCGTGGAGAGCGGCAACGACCGGATGCTCAAGGTCATCAAGAAGAACAGCACGGTGGAGCGGATCAAGAACGCCTTCCGCTGGACGAGGGAGGCGGGGATGGAGACGCTCGCCTACTTCATCATCGGGCAGCAGACCGAGACGCGAAGCGATATCGAGGATTCGATCCGCCTCGCGCGCGAGCTCAATCCCAACTACGTCCACTTCACGATCTTCTGCCCCTATCCCGGAACGGAGATCTACTTCAAGGGGCTCGAGCAGGGGATCATCAAGGAGGACGTCTGGCGCAAGTTCGCCGAGGATCCGAAGCCGGGATACGAGCTGCCCGTCTGGGAGGAGAACTTCACCAGGCAGGAGCTTCGCGAGATGCTCGTCGAGTGCTACAAGGGCTTCTACCTGAGGCCCGGGTATGTTCTTCGCAATCTCCTGCGCGTCCGCTCGCCGGGGGAGCTGAAGCGGAAGGTCAAGGCAGGCTTCTCGGTCTTCAGGATGAGCCCCAACCAGAAGGTCTTCGAAGAGAAGATGGCCTCCCAGGTCAAGGACGCCGTCCCGCGCGCGCCGATCGACCTGCACTCCTAG